One window of Corynebacterium doosanense CAU 212 = DSM 45436 genomic DNA carries:
- a CDS encoding helix-turn-helix domain-containing protein, with protein sequence MKLAIRPQILNKIREENELTSDEQLAHHLGLTAGTIAGLRAGRTPSLPTLMKIADAARITRFDAAISKIPETLSA encoded by the coding sequence ATGAAACTCGCAATCCGCCCACAGATCCTCAACAAGATCCGCGAAGAAAACGAACTAACGAGCGACGAACAGCTCGCCCACCATCTCGGTCTGACCGCCGGCACGATCGCCGGCCTCCGCGCCGGGAGAACTCCCTCACTCCCCACTCTCATGAAGATCGCCGACGCCGCCCGAATCACCAGGTTCGACGCCGCGATCTCCAAGATCCCCGAAACGCTCTCGGCTTGA
- a CDS encoding phage portal protein yields MGVLQRLGILPTTLTPPTPEELSGPIYGALSMQMKDLPVEELWEQQPHLRTVTDFIARSVSSTGLHVYRRMEDGGRERVRSGWLADLCKKSSKSSLMSSLIYRAVMDYCLYDEWIWYVTQREDQAPEILPIPHHWVHSTRWEDPWTMKSLVLADERGRPFEIPADRIIRQHGYSPHSLANGTSAITALRETLQEQLESAAYRAQLWRNGPRLGGIITRPKDVKWDDTARNRFKRSWSSQYSGRGSGAGGVPVLEDGMDFKAFHLKADDEKVVEVTKLSLQTVASAFHINPTMVGLLDNANYSNVREFRKSLYGDSLGPVIKQLEDVLNEFLIPMLAETMPAEDTDGVYFEFNLDEKLRASFEEKAAVTSTAVGGPWMAPNEARAMNNMPAIEGGDDLLRPLNVSAAGAPEIEPTVDDPPKEEAT; encoded by the coding sequence ATGGGAGTGCTACAACGCCTCGGCATCCTGCCGACGACGCTGACCCCGCCGACACCGGAGGAACTCTCCGGCCCGATCTACGGCGCACTGTCCATGCAGATGAAGGATCTACCCGTCGAAGAACTGTGGGAACAGCAACCCCACCTCCGGACGGTCACAGACTTCATCGCTCGCTCCGTGTCCTCCACCGGCCTCCACGTCTACCGGAGGATGGAGGACGGCGGCCGCGAGCGCGTGCGCTCGGGCTGGCTCGCCGACCTCTGCAAGAAGTCCTCGAAGTCCTCGCTTATGTCCTCGCTCATTTACCGCGCGGTCATGGACTACTGCCTCTACGACGAGTGGATCTGGTACGTCACACAGCGCGAAGACCAGGCACCAGAGATCCTGCCGATCCCGCACCACTGGGTTCACTCGACTCGCTGGGAGGACCCCTGGACTATGAAGAGTCTCGTCCTCGCAGACGAGCGCGGCCGGCCCTTCGAGATCCCGGCCGATCGAATCATCCGCCAGCACGGGTACAGCCCCCACTCGCTGGCTAACGGAACTTCCGCCATCACGGCGCTCCGCGAGACGCTGCAGGAGCAGCTGGAGTCCGCCGCGTACCGCGCCCAGCTCTGGCGCAACGGGCCACGTCTCGGCGGCATCATCACCCGCCCCAAAGACGTGAAGTGGGACGACACCGCCCGCAACCGATTCAAGCGCTCCTGGTCCTCGCAGTACTCCGGGCGAGGATCCGGCGCCGGCGGCGTACCGGTCCTCGAAGACGGGATGGACTTCAAGGCGTTCCACCTCAAGGCCGACGACGAGAAAGTCGTGGAAGTCACCAAACTCTCGTTGCAGACCGTGGCCAGCGCCTTCCACATCAACCCGACGATGGTCGGCCTGCTCGACAACGCGAACTACTCCAACGTCCGAGAGTTCCGCAAGAGCCTCTACGGCGACTCCCTCGGACCGGTCATCAAACAGCTCGAGGATGTGCTCAACGAGTTCCTCATCCCCATGCTCGCAGAGACCATGCCGGCAGAGGACACCGACGGCGTCTACTTCGAGTTCAACCTCGACGAGAAACTCCGGGCCTCCTTCGAGGAGAAGGCAGCGGTCACCTCGACCGCTGTCGGCGGCCCATGGATGGCACCCAACGAAGCCCGCGCCATGAACAACATGCCGGCCATCGAAGGCGGTGATGACCTCCTCCGCCCCCTCAACGTAAGCGCCGCGGGGGCACCGGAAATCGAACCAACCGTCGACGACCCGCCGAAGGAGGAAGCGACATGA
- a CDS encoding HNH endonuclease — protein MAIEDQWDTRAGKRLKREYTAACREAGLVCWLCWQPIDYEAAPQTPDAFEPDHFHPRKTHPELSIDPANLRPSHCSCNRSRQASMPNPPIGDLSEAW, from the coding sequence GTGGCCATCGAGGATCAGTGGGACACCCGGGCGGGCAAGAGGCTCAAGCGTGAGTACACCGCGGCGTGCCGCGAGGCGGGCCTGGTGTGCTGGCTCTGCTGGCAACCCATCGACTACGAGGCTGCACCGCAGACCCCCGACGCCTTCGAGCCGGATCACTTCCACCCGCGCAAGACTCACCCCGAGTTGTCGATCGACCCGGCCAACCTCCGCCCTTCGCACTGCTCCTGCAACCGCTCTCGCCAGGCCAGCATGCCGAACCCACCGATCGGAGACCTCTCCGAAGCCTGGTGA
- a CDS encoding phage major capsid protein has protein sequence MTKSLYSRRDEAYQAAKSLHSQFDEAPTTEQLTELKSALDVVEELDDQIAAVRAKNSSEARLRGLFQEGHPEESGNLKAASLGEHFVKHAGEVLVKQGSGVQMDHSTPEFSVKAANDPLTTPANLVEGWGTTYNRTIVNQRREELITQDLMGTANVTTSTVKYIVEKLNRIREGAAAAVAEGALKPYIRYDNFDVITDSLAKVAALTKLSDEMIEDFSFVTDWINGQLLYDLSLTEEQQLLNGNGAGSNLTGLLNRSGIQTHKAASANIFDELFIAQAKVRQATPLSADAYVINELDYQPLRLAKDANGQYVAGGPFMGQYGVGGILVQPPLWAKKTVVTNLVPQGTALAGAFKQGAIVLRKGGVRVDSTNTNDRDFEHNLVTLRAEERLGLMVPLPAAFVKIDLTGGA, from the coding sequence ATGACTAAGTCCCTCTACTCTCGCCGAGACGAGGCCTACCAGGCCGCCAAGTCTCTCCACTCCCAGTTCGACGAGGCTCCCACCACGGAGCAGCTCACCGAACTCAAGTCGGCCCTCGACGTTGTCGAGGAGCTCGACGACCAGATCGCCGCAGTGCGCGCGAAGAACTCCTCCGAGGCCCGCCTCCGTGGCCTCTTCCAGGAAGGCCACCCCGAGGAAAGCGGCAACCTCAAGGCAGCCTCCCTCGGCGAGCACTTCGTCAAGCACGCAGGCGAGGTCCTCGTGAAGCAGGGCTCCGGAGTGCAGATGGACCACTCCACCCCGGAGTTCTCCGTCAAGGCCGCCAATGACCCGCTCACCACCCCGGCAAACCTCGTCGAGGGCTGGGGCACCACCTACAACCGGACCATCGTCAACCAGCGCCGCGAGGAGCTGATCACCCAGGACCTCATGGGCACGGCGAACGTCACGACCTCCACGGTCAAGTACATCGTCGAGAAGCTCAACCGCATCCGCGAGGGCGCCGCCGCCGCAGTCGCCGAGGGCGCACTGAAGCCGTACATCCGCTACGACAACTTCGACGTCATCACCGACTCGCTCGCGAAGGTCGCCGCACTGACCAAGCTCTCCGACGAGATGATCGAGGACTTCTCCTTCGTCACGGACTGGATCAACGGTCAGCTGCTCTACGACCTGTCCCTCACCGAGGAGCAGCAGCTGCTCAACGGCAACGGCGCAGGCTCGAACCTCACCGGTCTGCTCAACCGCTCCGGCATCCAGACGCACAAGGCAGCGAGCGCGAACATCTTCGACGAGCTGTTCATCGCCCAGGCCAAGGTGCGCCAGGCCACCCCGCTCTCCGCGGACGCCTACGTCATCAACGAGCTGGACTACCAGCCCCTGCGCCTGGCAAAAGACGCCAACGGCCAGTACGTCGCCGGCGGCCCGTTCATGGGCCAGTACGGCGTCGGCGGAATCCTCGTCCAGCCCCCGCTGTGGGCGAAGAAGACCGTCGTCACCAACCTCGTCCCCCAGGGCACCGCGCTCGCCGGAGCCTTCAAGCAGGGCGCGATCGTCCTCCGCAAGGGTGGTGTCCGCGTCGACTCGACCAACACCAACGACCGCGACTTCGAGCACAACCTCGTCACCCTCCGCGCCGAAGAGCGCCTGGGCCTCATGGTCCCGCTGCCCGCCGCATTCGTGAAGATCGACCTCACCGGAGGTGCCTAA
- a CDS encoding BRO family protein: MTELQKFDFHGNAVRVAGGADEPRWVAADVAAVLGLGRTHDMVRSLDEDERGTDTIRTPSGDQEMTTITESGLYSCILRSRRPEAKDFKRWITREVLPAIRRHGAYLTQPTVEQILTDPDTLIKLATDLKHERERATHAETRANSLEAPARSWTHLAAPGGDFSVSAAAKTLSRDPEIEIGRDRLFRHMHALGWIFRHGEGRRAHWEAYQDKAIKTGRLAHKLSAPFLNERTQEFEAPAPTIRITPKGLGELHRSLGGSDQTALYLSDEAIDHS; this comes from the coding sequence ATGACCGAACTACAGAAGTTCGACTTCCACGGCAACGCAGTCCGCGTCGCCGGCGGGGCCGACGAGCCCCGCTGGGTCGCCGCGGACGTCGCAGCCGTCCTCGGTCTCGGACGCACGCACGACATGGTGCGCTCCCTCGACGAGGACGAGCGGGGTACGGATACTATCCGCACCCCCTCCGGAGACCAGGAGATGACCACCATCACCGAATCCGGCCTGTACTCCTGCATCCTCCGCAGCCGTCGGCCCGAGGCGAAGGACTTCAAGCGGTGGATCACCCGCGAAGTACTCCCTGCCATCCGCCGCCACGGCGCATACCTCACCCAGCCCACCGTCGAGCAGATCCTCACCGACCCCGACACCCTGATCAAACTCGCAACCGACCTCAAGCACGAACGCGAGCGCGCCACCCACGCCGAGACCCGGGCCAACAGCCTCGAAGCACCCGCCCGCTCCTGGACCCACCTCGCCGCGCCGGGTGGCGACTTCTCGGTCAGCGCCGCGGCGAAGACGCTCTCGCGCGATCCCGAGATCGAGATCGGACGAGACCGGCTCTTCCGCCATATGCACGCTCTCGGCTGGATCTTCCGCCACGGCGAGGGGCGCCGCGCGCACTGGGAGGCGTACCAGGACAAGGCCATCAAGACCGGCCGCCTGGCGCACAAACTCAGTGCCCCGTTCCTCAACGAACGCACGCAGGAATTCGAGGCACCCGCGCCGACGATCCGGATCACCCCGAAGGGCCTGGGTGAGCTGCACCGCTCGCTCGGCGGGTCCGACCAGACCGCGCTGTACCTCTCCGACGAAGCCATTGATCACTCCTAG
- a CDS encoding ImmA/IrrE family metallo-endopeptidase has protein sequence MTITTAPDEWTIRLGLVVLTHEGGEKGRRYPGGVITLRSDLGPIARRCTLMHEIGHVIHDDEPGTPAWRDARQEKRADEWAVTQLVSCEDYATAENLVGSSEGALARELGITTHLLRVWRGLHERRTAA, from the coding sequence ATGACTATCACGACGGCCCCTGACGAATGGACCATCCGACTCGGCCTCGTCGTCCTCACCCACGAGGGCGGGGAGAAAGGCCGGCGCTACCCCGGCGGGGTCATCACCCTGCGCAGCGACCTCGGCCCCATCGCGCGGCGCTGCACCCTCATGCATGAAATCGGCCACGTCATCCACGACGATGAGCCCGGCACTCCAGCCTGGCGAGACGCGCGCCAGGAGAAGCGGGCCGACGAATGGGCAGTGACGCAACTCGTTTCGTGCGAAGATTACGCAACCGCTGAAAACCTCGTCGGCTCGTCGGAAGGCGCACTCGCCAGAGAACTCGGCATCACCACGCACCTGCTCCGCGTCTGGCGGGGGCTACACGAAAGAAGGACAGCAGCATGA
- a CDS encoding helix-turn-helix domain-containing protein encodes MTTARVLDIEPMVTVKEFAAATGYSEWSINQFCRRGEIRSGRRRAGSRGVKRLIPESEITRFVRMEEIR; translated from the coding sequence ATGACCACCGCCAGAGTCCTCGACATCGAGCCGATGGTCACCGTCAAGGAATTCGCAGCAGCAACCGGCTACTCCGAATGGTCCATCAACCAGTTCTGCCGCCGCGGAGAAATCCGCTCCGGCCGCCGCCGCGCCGGGAGCAGAGGCGTCAAGCGCCTCATCCCCGAATCCGAGATCACCCGCTTCGTCCGAATGGAGGAAATCCGATGA
- a CDS encoding HK97 family phage prohead protease has product MTLHVVVGPPASGKSTFVNNNAAPGIPRWDFDAVASTIAGDQLGHDIPGPVMDVVLAIRRGLMGWLLDVETPVPEMWLIHSNPSAPTISRLAQVGAEFHLLDPGVDECIARAQREERPESTIQAIRTWYDAPPELPGEKGGETMKHKNVTVQVKATGDDAQGEGTMVAYAAVFDNIDSYGDVIRRGAFTDTLAEWAASGNTLPLLYGHDMHDPWSNIGSVIEAVEDERGLKITAAFDLDNAKAAQVYRLVKEKRLTQMSFAYDVIDAASAEVDGEPAFELRKLKLYEVSVVPIGANQQTEILTVKAAEQFAGELGVTLADWQKNVLTALFKSGPPGDPTEPTDTTPDGREPEGVSHPDTPPVGALKARLMLLERTPTHD; this is encoded by the coding sequence ATGACCCTCCACGTCGTCGTCGGCCCACCGGCCAGCGGCAAGTCCACGTTCGTCAACAACAACGCCGCGCCGGGCATACCCCGCTGGGACTTCGATGCGGTCGCATCGACGATTGCCGGGGATCAGCTGGGCCATGACATTCCCGGCCCGGTAATGGACGTCGTCCTCGCCATACGCCGCGGGCTCATGGGCTGGCTACTCGACGTCGAGACGCCCGTGCCAGAGATGTGGCTGATTCACTCCAACCCCTCGGCCCCAACGATCAGTCGACTCGCACAGGTCGGGGCCGAGTTTCATCTCCTGGACCCGGGCGTCGACGAGTGCATTGCCCGGGCCCAGCGGGAGGAAAGACCTGAATCCACGATCCAAGCAATCCGCACCTGGTACGACGCTCCACCGGAGCTGCCGGGTGAGAAAGGAGGTGAGACCATGAAGCACAAGAACGTCACCGTCCAGGTGAAAGCCACGGGAGATGACGCACAGGGCGAAGGCACTATGGTCGCTTACGCCGCCGTGTTCGACAACATCGACTCCTACGGCGACGTCATCCGCCGGGGCGCGTTCACCGACACGCTGGCCGAGTGGGCGGCGTCGGGGAACACCCTGCCGTTGCTCTACGGCCACGACATGCACGACCCCTGGTCGAATATCGGCAGCGTCATCGAGGCCGTCGAGGATGAGCGCGGGTTGAAGATCACCGCGGCGTTCGACCTCGACAACGCCAAGGCGGCGCAGGTGTACCGGCTGGTCAAGGAGAAGCGGCTCACGCAGATGTCCTTCGCCTACGACGTTATCGACGCCGCATCCGCCGAGGTCGACGGCGAGCCAGCCTTCGAGCTCCGCAAACTCAAGCTCTACGAAGTTTCCGTCGTGCCGATCGGCGCGAATCAGCAGACCGAGATCCTCACGGTCAAGGCCGCTGAACAGTTCGCCGGCGAGTTGGGTGTGACCCTCGCCGATTGGCAGAAGAACGTCCTGACGGCGCTGTTCAAGTCCGGCCCGCCAGGGGACCCGACTGAACCCACCGACACCACCCCCGATGGCCGTGAGCCTGAGGGGGTTTCGCATCCCGACACCCCACCTGTTGGCGCGTTGAAAGCCCGCCTCATGCTCCTTGAAAGGACACCCACCCATGACTAA